A section of the Humulus lupulus chromosome 2, drHumLupu1.1, whole genome shotgun sequence genome encodes:
- the LOC133817964 gene encoding SPX domain-containing protein 4 isoform X1, whose translation MKFGKEFSTHLEDTLPEWRDKFLCYKPLKKFLKNFPTNPSDPQQPFEADAPVLEGLEDQGNPPLADLQDWFIRILNEELDKFNDFYVDKEEEFVIRFQKLLLVVTIIPFVLMLQELKERIERIKEKSNNGRAFTSESEFSEEMMDIRRDFVAIHGEMVLLKNYSSLNFAGLVKILKKYDKRTGGLLRLPFTQLALRQPSFSTEPLTRLVRECEANLELLFPLEAEIIESAPPLQDKTNQQLNNLANISETPSNLGEDTVYLYRSTIAAMRAIRSLQKASSTYNPLSFSSVFRSQDDEGSGAVTAENSASNSPTTFQNGGD comes from the exons ATGAAGTTCGGGAAAGAGTTCTCAACCCACCTGGAGGACACCCTCCCGGAGTGGAGGGACAAGTTTCTCTGCTACAAACCTCTCAAGAAGTTCCTCAAGAACTTTCCCACAAACCCTTCTGATCCACAACAACCCTTCGAGGCCGATGCTCCGGTTCTCGAAGGCCTTGAAGATCAGGGCAACCCTCCTTTGGCTGACCTACAAGATTGGTTCATTAGAATTCTCAATGAAGAACTCGACAAGTTCAACGATTTCTATGTTGATAAAGAGGAAGAGTTCGTTATTCGTTTTCAG AAACTTTTGCTGGTGGTGACAATCATACCGTTCGTGCTAATGTTACAGGAGCTGAAAGAAAGAATTGAACGAATAAAGGAGAAGAGCAACAATGGTAGAGCCTTTACATCAGAAAGTGAGTTCAGTGAAGAAATGATGGACATTCGCAGGGACTTTGTCGCCATTCATGGAGAGATGGTCCTTCTCAAAAACTATAGCTCCCTAAACTTTGCAG GACTAGTTAAAATTCTGAAGAAGTATGATAAACGAACTGGGGGACTGTTGCGTCTACCTTTCACGCAACTGGCCCTCCGCCAACCATCCTTCTCTACAGAGCCTCTCACGAGGCTAGTCCGTGAATGTGAGGCAAATCTCGAGCTTCTCTTCCCGCTGGAAGCTGAAATCATTGAATCAGCTCCACCCTTGCAAGACAAGACAAATCAGCAATTGAATAACTTGGCTAATATATCCGAGACACCATCAAATCTTGGGGAAGACACAGTGTACTTATATCGCAGCACAATTGCTGCTATGAGAGCTATACGAAGTCTTCAAAAAGCAAGCTCCACTTACAATCCATTGTCGTTTTCATCGGTTTTCAGAAGCCAGGATGACGAGGGAAGTGGGGCTGTAACAGCTGAAAACTCTGCTTCAAATTCTCCCACCACCTTCCAGAACGGAGGAGACTGA
- the LOC133817964 gene encoding SPX domain-containing protein 4 isoform X2, translated as MKFGKEFSTHLEDTLPEWRDKFLCYKPLKKFLKNFPTNPSDPQQPFEADAPVLEGLEDQGNPPLADLQDWFIRILNEELDKFNDFYVDKEEEFVIRFQELKERIERIKEKSNNGRAFTSESEFSEEMMDIRRDFVAIHGEMVLLKNYSSLNFAGLVKILKKYDKRTGGLLRLPFTQLALRQPSFSTEPLTRLVRECEANLELLFPLEAEIIESAPPLQDKTNQQLNNLANISETPSNLGEDTVYLYRSTIAAMRAIRSLQKASSTYNPLSFSSVFRSQDDEGSGAVTAENSASNSPTTFQNGGD; from the exons ATGAAGTTCGGGAAAGAGTTCTCAACCCACCTGGAGGACACCCTCCCGGAGTGGAGGGACAAGTTTCTCTGCTACAAACCTCTCAAGAAGTTCCTCAAGAACTTTCCCACAAACCCTTCTGATCCACAACAACCCTTCGAGGCCGATGCTCCGGTTCTCGAAGGCCTTGAAGATCAGGGCAACCCTCCTTTGGCTGACCTACAAGATTGGTTCATTAGAATTCTCAATGAAGAACTCGACAAGTTCAACGATTTCTATGTTGATAAAGAGGAAGAGTTCGTTATTCGTTTTCAG GAGCTGAAAGAAAGAATTGAACGAATAAAGGAGAAGAGCAACAATGGTAGAGCCTTTACATCAGAAAGTGAGTTCAGTGAAGAAATGATGGACATTCGCAGGGACTTTGTCGCCATTCATGGAGAGATGGTCCTTCTCAAAAACTATAGCTCCCTAAACTTTGCAG GACTAGTTAAAATTCTGAAGAAGTATGATAAACGAACTGGGGGACTGTTGCGTCTACCTTTCACGCAACTGGCCCTCCGCCAACCATCCTTCTCTACAGAGCCTCTCACGAGGCTAGTCCGTGAATGTGAGGCAAATCTCGAGCTTCTCTTCCCGCTGGAAGCTGAAATCATTGAATCAGCTCCACCCTTGCAAGACAAGACAAATCAGCAATTGAATAACTTGGCTAATATATCCGAGACACCATCAAATCTTGGGGAAGACACAGTGTACTTATATCGCAGCACAATTGCTGCTATGAGAGCTATACGAAGTCTTCAAAAAGCAAGCTCCACTTACAATCCATTGTCGTTTTCATCGGTTTTCAGAAGCCAGGATGACGAGGGAAGTGGGGCTGTAACAGCTGAAAACTCTGCTTCAAATTCTCCCACCACCTTCCAGAACGGAGGAGACTGA